The following are from one region of the Pectobacterium actinidiae genome:
- a CDS encoding YjaA family stress response protein: MASLYIRLYRDTLTVRNVDTKQEVTEQSETPFTTTRLLLGQMIPAMKLLDRLTRKVAPKRLIDLFSSHNVIIHAMEMNEGGHSQVEFASYIELAKSISPQGKHIYVCSKNVPLTDQEVIQIFSGVMPSIVSR, translated from the coding sequence ATGGCCAGCCTCTATATTAGGCTATATCGCGATACCCTGACCGTCAGAAACGTGGACACTAAACAAGAGGTGACGGAACAATCAGAAACGCCTTTTACCACCACGCGCTTACTGCTCGGACAGATGATCCCAGCAATGAAGCTATTGGATCGGCTCACGCGCAAGGTAGCCCCAAAACGACTGATCGATCTGTTCTCGTCACACAACGTCATCATCCATGCCATGGAGATGAATGAAGGCGGACACAGTCAGGTCGAGTTTGCCAGCTACATAGAGCTAGCCAAGAGCATCAGTCCGCAAGGAAAGCATATTTATGTCTGTAGTAAGAATGTGCCGCTTACCGACCAGGAAGTGATACAAATTTTTAGCGGCGTCATGCCTTCTATCGTCAGCCGCTAA